The nucleotide sequence TGGACAGCAACAGTACTTCCTACAGCAGAACCCTGGAGACCCTCCTATTCAGCTGCTACTGCAGAGCTCAACACCTGTGGTTGGGAGCCTGGTTCCCGTTGTGCACAAACTGCCCATACCTGTTCAGACCCCTGTCCAGCAGCCTTCAGGTAAGGCCCCGGTCAATGGGACAACAGTCACAGCAATTAAACCTGCcacgtctgtctctgtccccacagtggaaaaagtcaaaaggGTCAAAACCAGAATGAAAAAGGCACCGAAAATCAAAACGCGTTCCGGGAGGGTGTCCAGACCACCCAAGTACAAGGTGAAGGACTATAAGTTCATCAAGACAGAGGACTTGGCCGAGAGCCATCAGTCAGATTCTGACGACTACTCTGAAATCAGTGTGGAGGAAGATGAAGATGGTGAGGATGGTAAAAAGGGAGCAGCATCTATGATTTACAGTCACAAGCGGAAGGCCTTTCAATGTGAAACGTGCGATAAAGCTTACATAGGCCATGGAGGTCTGTCCAGACACTACAGGCTGAACCCCTCCCACGGTGAACTGAAGTCACTTCCTGAAGGGACCTCTAAAACAGACAGCCCTGATAAAAGCGCAAACGCTGGGGCCGAACATAAGAAGCCGACTGAAGAAAGTAATGCAAGCAGTGTTAAAAATACATCAGGTCCTGAGAAAAGTGAGGCCACAGAGAAAACAACTGCTGCAATGTCAACCACTCAACAAAAAGTAAGACCCTAGAAAGTTACCATCTCAACCAATGTTGACAAAAAAAAATGACCATTGGTATGTTTACAACCCATAGCTAATTTAGCCTAAAGCTAATATGGTTACCggtatgtctgtctgttatagtgACCGTTTCTTGGACACAGACTAAGCCTAGTCCTGTTCTAAAAATACAAATCATGCACAACGGAAATTCTCTAGAAATAGCtttagttcaggactaggctttatctgtgtctgggaaactgatCCATAGTGTTTTACTGATTCTGTTGTACGTCCACAGGCAGATACCACAGCAACCCAAGGAGTAGCAGTTTCTACCAGGCAGGCTGTGGTCCAGGCTCGGGGACCAGGGAGGCCCAGAGGACGAGGCAGACCACCTACCAAAGCACACCCAGCGGTGAGACTGGGGCGACCTCCAAAGATAGGAGGGGGAGCAGCCAGCGTGGAGCAGCAGACCCAGAGTAGGAAAGCATGGCTCAAAGAGGTACATCAAATTAAGCGTCAGGATTAGAAAACGTTACTACCATAAAAAATGTGCTCAAAAGCATTTTGTTCTGAGAATGCAACACATAGCGATGCTGTGAGTATCACATCTGAAAATCATACCTACCAATGGTGCTAATGACAAAGGATAGGAATGTGTATATACTAGTACTTTACTACGTCACTTGTCCCCTGTTTAGGTGACACACGAATGTGACAATGAAGAACTAATGGAGACTGTGCTCCCTCGTCTGGCTAAGGTCATGACTGTCTGGGAGTTCCTCCTGATGAAGGTACGGTCACCACCTGAAAAACAGTGCAATAAAAAAGAAGTTACGTAATACATGGTTTTTGCTGCACATTGTTTGAATGCATGGTGATATAGTGGGAAAATTGGATGTTCACATTTTAGGCTTGATATGGAAGCTAATTACCTCTGGACAAATGGTGGATCTGTTTATCATATTTTTTGCAACAGTCAAATAAAGAATAAGACGTTCTGTTTTTAGTTTACTGAATAAGTGTATCCCATTTAACCTAAGGTGGAGAAGGGGCGGCAACCCAAAACCCAGTTTTCGGATGTGTACCGGGagtttgagaagctccacagtcaGGTGAAGAAAATGGCCCAAGACTACATCAGTAACCCTCAGGGTGTCCACATGGCCTTGGAGGTCCACAATGTAGAGGTAAAAATTTATACAGAATATTTTCCtgctagcactgactttgctgataactacTTTGAGGGAATATGTACTTGCctacgactgtgatatgtggttgtctcacccagctatcttaagatgaatgcactaattgtaagtcactctgaataTGAGCATCTGCTAAATCACTAAATTGTTATTCCATCTTGGAATCAAAATGTAGAGAGTAAAAGTTTCATACTGTACATCCTGTCACTTAGGTTGCCAAATCTCTTGGCATCTTCGATGAGGTGAACAAGTTCAAAGTTCTGAACACTCCAACTCAGCAGAATGTCACCAACATGGCAACCAAGAATGTCCACTATATGGAGGTAAGGAGAGCACTATTTAATTTAGACCGCACACTTCTCTACGCTAAGGGAATTATGGCATTATTATGGATTGTTTTCATAAATGAATTATGAGATGCTCAGATTTGAGTAATTGTTAGATTGACGTGAGTCTTTCTCTACCTAGAATTCTAAAATGTTACCTCCAACAAAGAGGTTTAAAATGGAAAACCAGGCTGGTGTTCAGATCCATCAGAACGGCATTGAGACTTCCACAAAAGGTATGTTGTATTTTTTTACCTGATGCTACTAACAATTTGTGGATAGATATTTGCTATATGTCCAAAGTAGATCACTTTTCATTATCTTCTGCTTTCTTTTCCCTGTATCCTCTCAGAATCCAGTGAGGCCAAAGTCGAGAACACCGCAACAACAAGCATGAAGTACATTTCGCCACATACTGAGGTGGTCACCAAGAGTCCCGTGGGCCCTGAAGTCACTCAGACTGCTACCATCACACCACAGGTCGTCTCATCTAACCCTGAGACGAACATAACACCCATGGAACTGATCCAGGATCACTTATCCAACAGCATGACAGAGACCGTTGACTCAGTAGGAGAGGAGGCCATGGAGACAGATCAGGGTGTGTCTGGTACAGAACCTACCGAGGTCCTGAGCACCAGTGACATAGCGGATCAAATGAAGGAGCTAGAGAAGGCCTTGGCCACAGACCCAGTCGCAGTTGATCAGCAGCCCATGAGTACTCAGCCGCAGCAGTCCAACCCTACCCCAGTCCAGCAGAGTGGCCTAACCCAGGCTGCCTCCACCTCCAGTGGACAAGGCCAGGTGGTGGTTCAGGAGGCCCAGGGCTGCCAGGAGGTCCAGGAGATCTACATCCAGACGGAGGGGCTGACCATGCATCTAGCAGAAGGCCAGGAGGGCGAATTGGCCTCGGAGCGCATAGTCATCGTCAACGGGCCTGATGGCACCACTATGCACATCCGCGCCCCTGAAGGAGTCCCTCTGGAAGCAGTCCACGCTCTGCTTGGTATTGAGGCTGAGGGGAAAACACAGCAGTGATGATTGTTGTTCCTCCACACCCAGCCACCTCAACACCAAGCACACGTCTCTCTTTTCCATCTGGTGGATTTTAAGTGTATTCCTGGTATTCTTTGTAAATTTGTAAACGTTCTTTTCGTTGTGGTGTTTTCATCCTTTAACAAGTGCTTAGTTTGTGATATGTTTATATGTAGATAAATATCAAAGCAGTACAAAAAATGTTGCACTATTTTATTACTTTTTATATATTTGGGTGTAACATTTTCCAAAATAGGTTTCTAATACCATTGAAAATGAATGCAAATGAGGGGAAATAAAATCAAAAGTTAAGAAATTGTGGTTATTCATTTCCATGTTTCATTTGTGACTCATTGTTGCAGTACAACCATTTCATATGCTGTACAGTTGAACTCATTTTCCTAATAAAGGATGCGAGAACTAAATCATTTTATTATTTCATGGAGTTGAAACCAGCAGCATTGCTGTGCATGAGTTCCTTTGTAATGGCCATACAGTAGTTGTCATTTATTTATGGACTTGTTAGTACAGTAGCCATAATAGTCTATAAACAAAATAGAATGTTCCAACTGAAGTTGGTTAAATTGGCCTATGCCCTGTCTCTAAAAGAAGACCCTCCAACAGTAACTTTGCCCTGTCATCTGTGTACGGCTGATACAGCCAGCAGGACAGGTACACCATTGAAAGGTCTGGGTTAGTTGTGTGAGCTAGCTCCTGAAGAATAGCCCGTTTCAGAGTCAGTTCTTGCTTGTAGGCTTCATAGAGCTTGTTGGAGACGTCTGCTGCAATGAAAAGAGACATTTCATAAAACAAATGGTCCATactaaaaacaccttgagggccAATTTCCCAGATACAAATTAAGCCTACCATAGAACTAAAAAGGCAATTGAGAATCTCCAAAGTGTTTTCTAGTCTAGAACTTGGTGTAGCCTGGGAAACCAGTTCAATGTGTATTTTCAAAGCGCAGGGCATCTAAAACTGATTAATGGTCTCACCGAACTGTGACGTAGGCCAGGTCTGAAACAAAGGAGTTTGTCTTCCTCCTGTTCCATACTGGAATGTCTCTAGATCGATGATCCCCTTCTCAGAGGAAACTAACTTCTCCATTTTTGATACAATACGAGTCTAAtgggaagaaaaaaaagagtcagTAATGACACCGACAGCACaattgtagcctggtcccagatatttttgtgttgtgacaatgacTATTGAGTTTGCAAGacagtacaaacagatctggaaccaggctacaaTTGTTGGTGTTTccagggagaaaaagagaaagtgGAACAATCCTCAATCAAGATTTGGCAGATTCTTCCACAATCTTTGGTTCTGTTCAATAATGGCACAAATGATCTACTCACCATTTTGTCCACGACACTTAGCAACTTGTCACACTCCTCTTCTAGTTCTCTACTGTTTTCAAATGCATTCTCTGAATTAGAGCTGGCAGAGGTGTCCTGACCCGCCATCATGACTTGCATCTCTTTCTGTGAACTGATTTTAATAAAGGGATAAGGAGGGGTGCACTTTAAGAGCTCTCTCACATTGGCATGACTTTCCTACCAATTCTGTATAAGTCCATGGATTATTAGACATGTATT is from Oncorhynchus masou masou isolate Uvic2021 chromosome 32, UVic_Omas_1.1, whole genome shotgun sequence and encodes:
- the znf839 gene encoding zinc finger protein 839 isoform X1, with the translated sequence MADNESNMSSTTTGADHVTVSQVPCVSGLQVNQKQVGEKCIEANAPEITEEQGLTDFLQSCTKEETFVTKDSQEVVSQTEDHEQQPEQNILTSIVETPGIATGAEYSTVSADFVNALAPGTTIIYVQPDGSFVEGSGLTEEEQQQLVEQLAKQQLITVTENEAAHLFEQNQGIKTVPTTSSQIQYTIPSTALAPNELQQVIEQVTKSQQFMAQTPKGSEQVVTTLDPTTGLFTTVAASEIAVASPQPLVTMQNASQKLKNVAKQVALQSHNGTRLVQKKQETIRIQVQIPSGKQEGKGPTQTTISIPQQKNLAVASQGQQVKVSTNGSVSNSPQIIHITPIVGQQQYFLQQNPGDPPIQLLLQSSTPVVGSLVPVVHKLPIPVQTPVQQPSGKAPVNGTTVTAIKPATSVSVPTVEKVKRVKTRMKKAPKIKTRSGRVSRPPKYKVKDYKFIKTEDLAESHQSDSDDYSEISVEEDEDGEDGKKGAASMIYSHKRKAFQCETCDKAYIGHGGLSRHYRLNPSHGELKSLPEGTSKTDSPDKSANAGAEHKKPTEESNASSVKNTSGPEKSEATEKTTAAMSTTQQKADTTATQGVAVSTRQAVVQARGPGRPRGRGRPPTKAHPAVRLGRPPKIGGGAASVEQQTQSRKAWLKEVTHECDNEELMETVLPRLAKVMTVWEFLLMKVEKGRQPKTQFSDVYREFEKLHSQVKKMAQDYISNPQGVHMALEVHNVEVAKSLGIFDEVNKFKVLNTPTQQNVTNMATKNVHYMENSKMLPPTKRFKMENQAGVQIHQNGIETSTKESSEAKVENTATTSMKYISPHTEVVTKSPVGPEVTQTATITPQVVSSNPETNITPMELIQDHLSNSMTETVDSVGEEAMETDQGVSGTEPTEVLSTSDIADQMKELEKALATDPVAVDQQPMSTQPQQSNPTPVQQSGLTQAASTSSGQGQVVVQEAQGCQEVQEIYIQTEGLTMHLAEGQEGELASERIVIVNGPDGTTMHIRAPEGVPLEAVHALLGIEAEGKTQQ
- the znf839 gene encoding zinc finger protein 839 isoform X2, whose product is MADNESNMSSTTTGADHVTVSQVPCVSGLQVNQKQVGEKCIEANAPEITEEQGLTDFLQSCTKEETFVTKDSQEVVSQTEDHEQQPEQNILTSIVETPGIATGAEYSTVSADFVNALAPGTTIIYVQPDGSFVEGSGLTEEEQQQLVEQLAKQQLITVTENEAAHLFEQNQGIKTVPTTSSQIQYTIPSTALAPNELQQVIEQVTKSQQFMAQTPKGSEQVVTTLDPTTGLFTTVAASEIAVASPQPLVTMQNASQKLKNVAKQVALQSHNGTRLVQKKETIRIQVQIPSGKQEGKGPTQTTISIPQQKNLAVASQGQQVKVSTNGSVSNSPQIIHITPIVGQQQYFLQQNPGDPPIQLLLQSSTPVVGSLVPVVHKLPIPVQTPVQQPSGKAPVNGTTVTAIKPATSVSVPTVEKVKRVKTRMKKAPKIKTRSGRVSRPPKYKVKDYKFIKTEDLAESHQSDSDDYSEISVEEDEDGEDGKKGAASMIYSHKRKAFQCETCDKAYIGHGGLSRHYRLNPSHGELKSLPEGTSKTDSPDKSANAGAEHKKPTEESNASSVKNTSGPEKSEATEKTTAAMSTTQQKADTTATQGVAVSTRQAVVQARGPGRPRGRGRPPTKAHPAVRLGRPPKIGGGAASVEQQTQSRKAWLKEVTHECDNEELMETVLPRLAKVMTVWEFLLMKVEKGRQPKTQFSDVYREFEKLHSQVKKMAQDYISNPQGVHMALEVHNVEVAKSLGIFDEVNKFKVLNTPTQQNVTNMATKNVHYMENSKMLPPTKRFKMENQAGVQIHQNGIETSTKESSEAKVENTATTSMKYISPHTEVVTKSPVGPEVTQTATITPQVVSSNPETNITPMELIQDHLSNSMTETVDSVGEEAMETDQGVSGTEPTEVLSTSDIADQMKELEKALATDPVAVDQQPMSTQPQQSNPTPVQQSGLTQAASTSSGQGQVVVQEAQGCQEVQEIYIQTEGLTMHLAEGQEGELASERIVIVNGPDGTTMHIRAPEGVPLEAVHALLGIEAEGKTQQ
- the cinp gene encoding cyclin-dependent kinase 2-interacting protein isoform X4, coding for MEGLQGSETTTPGRKSQSAVTGSARKVKDNAADWHNLILKWDRLNDEGSTMANKIVNLGFNKSSQKEMQVMMAGQDTSASSNSENAFENSRELEEECDKLLSVVDKMTRIVSKMEKLVSSEKGIIDLETFQYGTGGRQTPLFQTWPTSQFADVSNKLYEAYKQELTLKRAILQELAHTTNPDLSMVYLSCWLYQPYTDDRAKLLLEGLLLETGHRPI
- the cinp gene encoding cyclin-dependent kinase 2-interacting protein isoform X3, whose translation is MEVGLQGSETTTPGRKSQSAVTGSARKVKDNAADWHNLILKWDRLNDEGSTMANKIVNLGFNKSSQKEMQVMMAGQDTSASSNSENAFENSRELEEECDKLLSVVDKMTRIVSKMEKLVSSEKGIIDLETFQYGTGGRQTPLFQTWPTSQFADVSNKLYEAYKQELTLKRAILQELAHTTNPDLSMVYLSCWLYQPYTDDRAKLLLEGLLLETGHRPI
- the cinp gene encoding cyclin-dependent kinase 2-interacting protein isoform X1, which produces MEKIYHGIKKNYGLQGSETTTPGRKSQSAVTGSARKVKDNAADWHNLILKWDRLNDEGSTMANKIVNLGFNKSSQKEMQVMMAGQDTSASSNSENAFENSRELEEECDKLLSVVDKMTRIVSKMEKLVSSEKGIIDLETFQYGTGGRQTPLFQTWPTSQFADVSNKLYEAYKQELTLKRAILQELAHTTNPDLSMVYLSCWLYQPYTDDRAKLLLEGLLLETGHRPI
- the cinp gene encoding cyclin-dependent kinase 2-interacting protein isoform X2, whose amino-acid sequence is MEKIYHGIKKNYGLQGSETTTPGRKSQSAVTGSARKVKDNAADWHNLILKWDRLNDEGSTMANKIVNLGFNKSSQKEMQVMMAGQDTSASSNSENAFENSRELEEECDKLLSVVDKMTRIVSKMEKLVSSEKGIIDLETFQYGTGGRQTPLFQTWPTSQFDVSNKLYEAYKQELTLKRAILQELAHTTNPDLSMVYLSCWLYQPYTDDRAKLLLEGLLLETGHRPI